A section of the Rhizobium sp. SSA_523 genome encodes:
- a CDS encoding SDR family NAD(P)-dependent oxidoreductase — translation MVLEQQANAPRLAGRHALVTGAGSGIGRAIALALAAAGARLSLAGRRLEPLAELAALIGPDALALDGFDVTQPQAIAEGLDRARAAFGPVDILVNNAGEAPTASFEKTSLDLWNHVISLDLTGVFNVTQAVVPELKRKGSGARIINLASTAGLTGYAYVSAYVAAKHGVVGLTRSLALELARSGVTVNAVCPGFTDTPMIRKSLATIMEKTGRSEAEALAELTRFNPQGRLVLPEEVADTVLWLASPLAQSINGQAIAVAGGEVFSG, via the coding sequence ATGGTTCTTGAACAGCAGGCAAACGCCCCGCGTCTTGCGGGACGCCATGCGCTGGTGACCGGCGCAGGCTCCGGCATAGGCCGGGCCATAGCGCTTGCGCTTGCCGCAGCCGGCGCACGGCTATCGCTTGCCGGCCGGCGCCTGGAGCCCCTGGCGGAGCTTGCGGCGCTGATCGGGCCTGACGCGCTTGCCCTGGATGGGTTTGACGTGACGCAGCCGCAGGCCATCGCAGAGGGTCTCGACAGGGCCCGCGCGGCTTTCGGGCCGGTCGATATCCTCGTCAACAATGCCGGAGAGGCGCCAACGGCCTCTTTCGAGAAGACGAGCCTCGACCTTTGGAACCACGTCATCTCCCTGGATCTGACCGGCGTCTTCAATGTGACGCAGGCGGTTGTGCCGGAGCTGAAGCGCAAGGGCAGCGGCGCGCGCATCATCAATCTGGCGTCGACCGCGGGGCTGACCGGCTATGCCTATGTCTCGGCCTATGTCGCGGCCAAGCATGGCGTGGTCGGGCTGACGCGCTCGCTTGCGCTGGAGCTTGCCCGGTCGGGGGTGACGGTGAATGCCGTCTGCCCCGGCTTTACCGATACGCCGATGATCCGCAAATCGCTTGCGACGATCATGGAAAAGACGGGCCGGAGCGAGGCGGAGGCGCTGGCTGAATTGACGAGGTTCAATCCGCAGGGCCGGCTGGTGCTTCCGGAGGAGGTTGCGGATACCGTTCTGTGGCTCGCCTCGCCTTTGGCACAGTCAATCAATGGACAGGCGATCGCGGTCGCCGGTGGGGAGGTATTTTCAGGATGA
- a CDS encoding bifunctional salicylyl-CoA 5-hydroxylase/oxidoreductase, with amino-acid sequence MRIVCIGGGPAGLYFALLMKKRHPAHEIRVIERNRPYDTFGWGVVFSDQTMQSMRIWDAESAAEIEDAFNHWDDIEVLFKGTRQRTSGHGFVGIGRKKLLNILQRRCEALGVELVFETEAAGDQDYPEADLIIAADGVNSRIRQKYAEIFQPDMVIRPNRYIWLGTEKMFDAFTFDFRKTDHGWFQAHIYKFDDKTSTFIVETTEEAYQAHGLGALDQQESIDFCQDLFSEVLEGAPLMTNARHMRGSSWLNFQRLICGKWSHFNGRSHVVLMGDAAHTAHFAIGSGTKLAIDDAIELTNQFEIMGHQTDKIPAVLSAYEEVRRVDVARIQNAARNAMEWFEVVGSRYADTLPPEQFMYSMLTRSQRISHENLRLRDPEWLEGYERWFARQSGAVVGKSGKVPPPMFTPFQARGVRLENRIVVSPMAMYSSTDGVLDDFHLVHLGARAMGGAGLVFAEMTCVSADGRITPGCLGLWNDGQIEGWKRFVSFVHKNSGAKVGIQLGHAGRKGATRLAWDGIDQPLEADDWPLISASALPYLHNSKVPKAMDRGDMDRVRADFEAATHRAVETGADWLEFHAAHGYLMSSFLSPLTNRRDDAYGGSHENRARYPLEVFRAIRAIWPADKPISVRLSCHDWAEGGNEPEDAAIFATMFKDAGADVIDCSSGQVWKQEKPVYGRLFQTPFSDKIRNEVGIPTIAVGAISEADHANSIIAAGRADLCAVARPHLADPAWTLHEAARIGMTDIAWPRQYYSGKSQYETNLLRAQQPAK; translated from the coding sequence ATGCGCATCGTTTGCATCGGCGGCGGTCCGGCTGGTCTGTATTTCGCGCTTCTGATGAAGAAGCGGCACCCGGCGCACGAGATCCGGGTCATCGAACGCAACCGGCCTTACGATACGTTTGGCTGGGGCGTTGTCTTTTCCGATCAGACCATGCAGTCCATGCGGATCTGGGACGCCGAGAGTGCCGCCGAGATCGAGGATGCCTTCAATCACTGGGATGATATCGAGGTCCTGTTCAAGGGCACGCGGCAGAGAACTTCTGGCCATGGCTTTGTCGGCATCGGTCGCAAGAAGCTGCTGAACATTCTCCAGCGCCGTTGCGAGGCGCTTGGGGTCGAGCTGGTCTTCGAAACGGAGGCCGCCGGCGACCAGGATTATCCCGAGGCGGATCTGATCATTGCCGCCGATGGCGTCAATTCGCGCATCCGCCAGAAATACGCCGAAATCTTCCAGCCCGACATGGTGATCCGCCCGAACCGCTACATCTGGCTCGGCACGGAAAAGATGTTCGATGCCTTCACCTTCGATTTCAGGAAGACGGACCACGGCTGGTTCCAGGCGCATATCTACAAGTTCGACGACAAGACCTCCACTTTCATCGTCGAAACCACGGAGGAGGCCTATCAGGCGCATGGGCTTGGCGCGCTGGATCAGCAGGAATCGATCGATTTCTGCCAGGACCTGTTCTCGGAAGTGCTGGAAGGCGCGCCGCTGATGACCAATGCGCGCCACATGCGCGGCTCCTCCTGGCTGAACTTCCAGCGGCTGATCTGCGGCAAATGGAGCCATTTCAACGGCCGCAGCCATGTGGTGCTGATGGGCGATGCGGCGCATACGGCCCACTTCGCCATCGGTTCCGGTACGAAGCTTGCCATTGACGACGCAATCGAGCTGACCAATCAGTTCGAGATTATGGGCCACCAGACCGACAAGATCCCCGCCGTTCTGTCAGCCTATGAAGAGGTGCGCCGGGTGGATGTCGCGCGCATCCAGAACGCCGCGCGCAACGCCATGGAATGGTTCGAAGTGGTGGGCAGCCGCTATGCCGATACGCTGCCGCCCGAACAGTTCATGTATTCCATGCTGACCCGCTCGCAGCGCATCAGCCACGAGAACCTGCGCCTGCGCGACCCCGAATGGCTGGAGGGCTATGAGCGCTGGTTTGCGCGCCAGTCCGGCGCTGTCGTGGGCAAGAGCGGCAAGGTGCCGCCGCCGATGTTCACGCCGTTCCAGGCGCGCGGCGTCAGGCTGGAAAATCGCATCGTCGTCTCGCCGATGGCCATGTATTCCTCCACGGATGGCGTGCTCGACGATTTCCATCTCGTGCATCTTGGCGCCCGCGCCATGGGTGGCGCGGGTCTCGTGTTTGCCGAGATGACCTGTGTCTCGGCCGATGGCCGCATCACGCCCGGTTGCCTCGGCCTCTGGAATGACGGACAGATCGAGGGCTGGAAGCGCTTCGTCTCCTTCGTCCACAAGAATAGCGGCGCGAAAGTCGGCATTCAGCTTGGCCATGCGGGGCGGAAAGGGGCGACGCGTCTTGCCTGGGACGGCATTGATCAGCCTCTCGAGGCGGACGACTGGCCGCTGATCTCGGCCTCCGCCCTGCCCTATCTGCACAATAGCAAGGTGCCGAAGGCGATGGACCGGGGCGATATGGATCGCGTCCGGGCGGATTTCGAGGCTGCCACGCACAGAGCGGTGGAAACCGGAGCCGACTGGCTCGAATTCCACGCCGCCCATGGCTATCTGATGTCCTCCTTCCTGTCGCCGCTGACCAATCGGCGCGACGACGCCTATGGCGGCAGCCACGAGAACCGTGCGCGCTATCCGCTGGAAGTCTTCCGCGCCATCCGCGCCATCTGGCCGGCCGACAAGCCGATCTCGGTGCGTCTCTCCTGCCACGACTGGGCAGAGGGCGGCAACGAGCCGGAGGATGCGGCGATCTTCGCGACAATGTTCAAGGATGCCGGAGCCGATGTTATCGATTGCTCTTCCGGCCAGGTCTGGAAACAGGAAAAGCCTGTTTACGGGCGGCTGTTCCAGACGCCGTTCTCCGACAAGATCCGCAACGAGGTGGGCATTCCCACGATCGCCGTCGGGGCGATCTCCGAGGCCGACCATGCCAATTCGATCATTGCCGCCGGGCGTGCCGATCTTTGCGCCGTTGCCCGCCCGCATCTGGCCGATCCGGCCTGGACGCTGCACGAGGCAGCCAGGATCGGCATGACCGATATTGCCTGGCCACGGCAGTACTATTCCGGCAAGAGCCAGTACGAGACCAATCTGTTGCGTGCGCAGCAGCCGGCCAAATAG